The following proteins come from a genomic window of Candidatus Margulisiibacteriota bacterium:
- a CDS encoding beta-galactosidase, with the protein MDFPFGVTFYPDQWPKEYWETAFSQIAESGFNLVRFGEMAWNWIEPREGDFKFEDLDKALELADKYGLKVLLGIPTSMAPPWLVRKHPDTRPVSNQGTLYPEYGPRPNICRDSGTYKKYAERMIRKLVDRYKGHPAVRYWQIDNEPVYPPLDSTTNEDFCHCPDTRAAFVLWALKKYGSLEKINEVWGAKFWTNEFGELEDITTPKTGLWDAGNPHIFLDWYRFKTDSLKAFLEWEKDLVLEYDKSRKIGTNGFLGICPRVPDHDRLAEKMDWYGWDIYPMGGKNSPQQIGEMADWWRSFSSHRKTEFHVTELQGGPNVRWGYPGYIEGPEIRTWTHQIVAHGAKSILYHQWRTAIFGGEAGGFGILNADGSRTKRLEAIEKAGQEIKKAVQTLHAHELKPKAAVAYLRSSDIQTYQEQGPPRAIAGQWEQVRADLGHTHGLDSCQGAHQVLWNYYNPAAFVFERHLEDGELPYKVLLVPNPYLLKEDHAATLKKFVEKGGVLITESRFGAKNENAHIHQKGLLGELLNITCDHIETIGDRIAIPKIRCYAYGFRDLISGADEVLMEYEDGYPAFIEKKIGRGRVLYATFSLFMSIGKIGNSRLASYVRRHLPLPEFFLKDKDSIEMVLWEGSDTPILYVINHSPKKEKFEIDVPEKYLKAEDALTDKGFEIEKGKLPITIAGRGVLVLHLS; encoded by the coding sequence ATGGACTTCCCATTTGGAGTAACTTTTTATCCCGACCAGTGGCCAAAAGAGTACTGGGAAACCGCCTTTTCGCAGATAGCGGAAAGCGGGTTCAACCTTGTCCGATTCGGAGAGATGGCCTGGAACTGGATAGAACCCAGAGAGGGCGATTTCAAGTTTGAAGACCTTGACAAGGCTCTGGAACTTGCCGATAAGTACGGGCTAAAAGTGCTGCTCGGGATACCGACCTCTATGGCGCCTCCCTGGCTGGTAAGAAAGCATCCTGACACAAGGCCCGTTTCTAACCAGGGCACTCTTTATCCCGAATACGGGCCGCGGCCCAATATCTGCAGAGACAGCGGCACTTATAAAAAATACGCGGAGCGCATGATCAGGAAACTGGTCGACAGGTACAAAGGTCATCCCGCAGTGCGCTACTGGCAGATAGATAACGAGCCGGTGTATCCGCCGCTGGACTCCACCACCAACGAGGATTTTTGCCACTGTCCGGACACCAGGGCGGCTTTTGTTTTGTGGGCGCTTAAAAAATACGGCTCCCTCGAAAAGATAAACGAGGTCTGGGGGGCAAAATTCTGGACCAACGAATTCGGCGAGCTTGAGGACATCACGACTCCAAAAACGGGGCTCTGGGATGCCGGCAATCCGCACATCTTTCTTGACTGGTACCGCTTTAAGACAGATTCGCTGAAGGCGTTCCTGGAGTGGGAAAAGGACCTGGTCCTTGAATATGACAAAAGCAGAAAGATCGGCACCAACGGCTTTTTAGGCATCTGCCCCAGAGTGCCGGACCACGACCGACTGGCCGAAAAAATGGACTGGTACGGCTGGGACATCTACCCGATGGGCGGGAAGAACAGCCCCCAGCAGATAGGGGAGATGGCTGACTGGTGGAGAAGTTTTTCAAGCCACAGGAAAACCGAATTCCATGTGACCGAACTGCAAGGCGGGCCCAATGTAAGATGGGGCTATCCGGGATATATAGAAGGTCCGGAAATAAGGACCTGGACCCACCAGATAGTTGCCCACGGAGCAAAGTCAATACTTTACCATCAGTGGAGGACTGCGATCTTTGGGGGCGAGGCAGGAGGGTTCGGAATTCTGAACGCGGACGGAAGCCGCACCAAAAGGCTGGAAGCCATAGAAAAGGCCGGTCAGGAGATAAAAAAGGCCGTGCAGACGCTGCACGCGCACGAACTAAAGCCTAAAGCCGCGGTCGCTTATCTAAGGTCTTCGGACATCCAGACCTATCAGGAACAGGGGCCTCCAAGGGCTATTGCGGGACAGTGGGAGCAGGTAAGGGCCGATCTGGGGCACACACACGGCCTGGACAGCTGCCAGGGAGCCCATCAGGTGCTCTGGAATTATTACAACCCGGCGGCTTTTGTTTTTGAAAGGCATCTGGAGGATGGGGAACTGCCATATAAAGTGCTGCTTGTACCCAATCCTTATCTCCTTAAGGAAGACCATGCCGCAACCCTTAAAAAGTTTGTCGAAAAGGGCGGAGTGTTAATAACCGAATCCAGGTTCGGGGCAAAAAACGAGAATGCTCATATTCATCAAAAGGGGCTATTAGGGGAGCTTCTCAATATAACCTGCGACCATATAGAGACCATCGGGGACAGGATAGCAATCCCCAAGATACGCTGCTATGCCTACGGGTTCAGGGACCTCATCAGCGGAGCCGATGAGGTCCTGATGGAGTATGAAGACGGTTATCCGGCTTTTATCGAGAAAAAGATAGGCAGGGGCAGGGTTCTTTACGCGACTTTTTCTCTGTTTATGAGCATAGGCAAGATAGGCAATTCCAGGCTTGCAAGCTATGTAAGGAGGCATCTGCCGCTGCCGGAATTCTTTTTAAAGGACAAGGACAGCATCGAGATGGTGCTATGGGAAGGCAGCGATACTCCTATCCTGTATGTGATCAACCATAGTCCAAAAAAAGAGAAATTCGAAATAGATGTGCCCGAGAAGTATCTCAAAGCCGAGGATGCCCTGACCGATAAGGGTTTTGAGATAGAAAAAGGCAAGCTGCCCATCACCATTGCCGGAAGAGGGGTCCTAGTGCTGCATCTTTCATAA
- a CDS encoding NDP-sugar synthase: MSGRTMGMILAAGAGTRARHLTDIRRTAYPVAKPMFRLLDTPIMHHTVLEMQRQGITDIFCNVWSNPDTLESYYSNIAPGAVKMYRESQLMGTMGSAVHWTIEHGIGDADRVFVISGDIASNADLGRILAEHERVGADATIAFNPVDWSQVPKYGTAYLEGMPEKRPQRSDETVEQYASYLRSYIADMDRYIKGTSYSAVQVHQFREKASIADCCSNANNSSIYLFNGSVIRALYERGITPTTEKTDPFYDFGAHGFRHILEQGMKFFGVLLPHEVYWADIGDMGKYWLAIMDTLDGRFDRSMWPSIIPQADKESGVISFIHPSAMIHDTAELIPPYYIGPDVHIGAGARVERASLSRGSLIGPNSTVYASAVLESSHYHSGDTIRQLRGDGTRGSILQRSLMASGFLAPGQMASNNVVLTTPDGYVRFAPIGMDKDLSEQRARGAHVPAVEAISLDAIGQAVVHRN, encoded by the coding sequence ATGAGCGGCAGAACAATGGGGATGATACTGGCTGCAGGAGCGGGGACAAGGGCAAGACATCTTACGGACATAAGGAGGACCGCTTATCCGGTAGCAAAACCGATGTTCAGGCTGCTTGACACCCCAATAATGCATCACACCGTGCTTGAAATGCAGAGGCAGGGAATAACGGATATTTTCTGCAATGTCTGGAGCAACCCAGATACTCTTGAATCATATTACTCCAACATCGCTCCCGGGGCCGTAAAGATGTATAGAGAATCCCAGCTTATGGGGACAATGGGCTCGGCCGTTCATTGGACCATCGAGCATGGTATCGGCGACGCAGACAGGGTATTCGTAATAAGCGGGGATATAGCCTCTAACGCCGACCTTGGCAGGATACTGGCAGAACACGAAAGGGTCGGGGCGGATGCGACCATAGCCTTTAACCCGGTTGACTGGAGCCAGGTGCCCAAATACGGCACCGCTTATCTTGAAGGCATGCCGGAAAAAAGGCCTCAGAGATCCGATGAAACCGTTGAACAGTACGCATCCTATCTCCGGTCCTATATAGCCGACATGGACAGATATATTAAGGGCACCTCTTACTCTGCCGTGCAGGTCCATCAGTTCCGGGAAAAAGCCTCGATAGCCGACTGCTGCAGCAATGCCAACAATTCTTCCATCTATCTATTCAACGGCAGCGTAATAAGGGCTCTTTACGAAAGGGGGATAACTCCCACCACAGAAAAGACGGATCCCTTTTATGATTTCGGGGCGCATGGATTCAGGCACATACTTGAGCAGGGGATGAAGTTCTTCGGCGTTCTCTTGCCTCATGAAGTATACTGGGCCGATATCGGGGATATGGGAAAGTACTGGCTGGCAATAATGGATACCCTTGACGGCAGGTTCGACAGGTCCATGTGGCCTTCTATTATCCCTCAGGCAGACAAAGAATCCGGAGTGATCAGTTTTATCCATCCATCAGCAATGATACATGATACAGCGGAGCTGATACCTCCGTATTACATAGGCCCTGATGTACATATAGGCGCAGGCGCAAGAGTGGAGAGGGCTTCTTTGTCCCGCGGAAGCCTGATCGGTCCTAACAGCACAGTGTATGCCTCGGCGGTCCTGGAGTCATCTCATTACCATAGCGGCGATACAATAAGGCAGCTTCGCGGCGACGGGACCAGGGGATCTATCCTTCAAAGGTCATTAATGGCTTCGGGATTTTTGGCTCCCGGGCAGATGGCAAGCAACAATGTGGTCCTTACTACTCCCGATGGCTATGTAAGGTTTGCTCCCATCGGAATGGACAAAGACCTGTCGGAGCAGAGGGCGCGGGGCGCACATGTCCCTGC